A stretch of the Pseudomonas sp. ACM7 genome encodes the following:
- a CDS encoding MFS transporter, protein MAALPYWRLSSFYLFYFALLGSTAPFLALYFDHLGFSSARIGELVAIPMLMRCVAPNIWGWLGDYTGRRLAIVRFGAVCTLLTFSLIFVSKTYAWLAMVMALHAFFWHAVLPQFEVITLAHLQGQTNRYSQIRLWGSIGFIITVVALGRLFEWLSLDIYPVALVLIMAGIVVSSLWVPNAQPAQGNRIAGDGFLKQLRNPGVLAFYACVALMQMSHGPYYTFLTLHLERLGYSRGLIGVLWAVGVVAEVLMFLAMSKILARFSVRRVLLASFLLAALRWLLLGSFAEFLWVLLFAQVLHAATFGSFHAAAIQFVQRSFGARQQGQGQALYAALAGTGGALGALYSGYSWNALGATLTFSIASLAALAAAVIIATRMQEDRP, encoded by the coding sequence GTGGCGGCGCTCCCGTACTGGCGGCTCTCCAGTTTCTATCTGTTCTATTTCGCCTTGCTCGGTTCGACAGCGCCGTTTCTGGCGCTGTACTTCGATCACCTGGGCTTTTCCAGCGCGCGCATCGGCGAGCTGGTGGCGATCCCGATGCTGATGCGCTGCGTGGCGCCGAACATCTGGGGCTGGCTCGGTGATTACACCGGCCGACGCCTGGCCATCGTGCGCTTCGGTGCGGTCTGCACGCTGCTGACGTTTTCGCTGATCTTTGTCAGCAAGACCTACGCCTGGCTGGCGATGGTCATGGCGTTACACGCGTTCTTCTGGCACGCGGTGTTGCCGCAGTTCGAAGTCATCACGTTGGCGCACTTGCAGGGCCAGACTAACCGTTACAGTCAGATCCGCCTGTGGGGTTCCATCGGTTTCATCATCACTGTGGTCGCGCTTGGCCGGTTGTTCGAATGGTTGAGCCTGGATATCTATCCGGTGGCGCTGGTGCTGATAATGGCCGGGATCGTGGTCAGCAGTTTGTGGGTGCCGAACGCCCAACCGGCTCAGGGCAATCGAATTGCGGGAGATGGGTTTCTCAAGCAATTGCGCAATCCCGGGGTGCTGGCGTTTTACGCTTGCGTGGCGCTGATGCAGATGAGCCACGGTCCTTATTACACCTTTTTGACCTTGCACCTGGAGCGACTCGGGTACAGCCGTGGGCTGATCGGCGTGCTCTGGGCCGTCGGTGTGGTCGCCGAAGTCTTGATGTTTCTGGCCATGAGCAAAATCCTCGCGCGTTTCTCCGTGCGTCGGGTGTTGCTGGCGAGTTTTCTGCTGGCGGCGTTGCGTTGGTTGTTGCTCGGCTCGTTCGCTGAGTTCCTTTGGGTGCTGTTGTTTGCCCAGGTACTGCACGCGGCGACATTCGGCAGCTTTCACGCGGCTGCCATCCAGTTCGTGCAACGTAGCTTCGGCGCGCGCCAGCAAGGGCAGGGTCAGGCGTTGTACGCCGCACTGGCCGGCACCGGCGGCGCACTGGGCGCGTTGTATTCCGGCTATAGCTGGAATGCCCTCGGCGCCACATTGACCTTTAGTATTGCCAGTCTCGCAGCCCTGGCGGCTGCCGTTATCATTGCCACACGTATG
- the aroC gene encoding chorismate synthase, protein MSGNTYGKLFTVTTAGESHGPALVAIVDGCPPGLEISLEDLQRDLDRRKPGTSRHTTQRQEADEVEILSGVFEGRTTGCPIGLLIRNTDQKSKDYSAIKDLFRPAHADYTYHHKYGERDYRGGGRSSARETAMRVAAGAIAKKYLATQGIVIRGYMSQLGPIEIPFKTWDSVEENAFFSPDPDKVPELEAYMDQLRRDQDSVGAKITVVAEGVMPGLGEPIFDRLDAELAHALMSINAVKGVEIGAGFASVAQRGTEHRDEMTPQGFLSNNAGGILGGISSGQPIVAHLALKPTSSITTPGRSIDIHGNPVEVVTKGRHDPCVGIRATPIAEAMMAIVLMDHLLRHRGQNADVRVSTPVLGQL, encoded by the coding sequence ATGTCCGGCAATACCTACGGCAAGCTGTTCACTGTCACCACCGCGGGCGAAAGCCATGGTCCGGCGTTGGTCGCCATTGTCGACGGCTGCCCGCCGGGCCTGGAGATCTCTCTGGAGGATCTGCAGCGTGACCTGGATCGCCGCAAACCCGGCACCAGCCGCCACACCACCCAGCGCCAGGAAGCCGACGAAGTCGAAATCCTCTCCGGCGTGTTCGAAGGGCGCACCACCGGTTGCCCCATCGGCCTGTTGATCCGCAACACCGACCAGAAGTCCAAGGATTACTCGGCGATCAAGGACCTGTTCCGCCCGGCCCACGCCGACTACACCTATCACCACAAATACGGCGAGCGCGATTACCGTGGCGGCGGTCGCAGTTCGGCCCGCGAAACGGCCATGCGCGTGGCCGCCGGTGCGATTGCGAAAAAATACCTGGCCACTCAGGGCATCGTCATTCGCGGCTACATGAGCCAGCTCGGCCCGATCGAAATCCCGTTCAAGACCTGGGATTCGGTGGAAGAGAACGCTTTCTTCAGCCCTGATCCGGACAAGGTCCCGGAGCTGGAAGCCTACATGGACCAGTTGCGTCGCGACCAGGATTCGGTTGGCGCGAAGATCACCGTAGTCGCTGAAGGCGTAATGCCGGGCCTTGGCGAGCCGATCTTCGACCGCCTTGACGCCGAACTGGCCCATGCGCTGATGAGCATCAACGCGGTCAAAGGCGTGGAAATCGGCGCCGGTTTCGCCAGCGTTGCCCAGCGCGGCACCGAACACCGCGATGAAATGACCCCGCAAGGTTTTCTCAGCAACAACGCGGGCGGCATTTTGGGTGGCATTTCGTCGGGTCAGCCGATCGTCGCGCACCTGGCGCTCAAGCCAACCTCGAGCATCACCACGCCGGGCCGTTCCATCGACATCCATGGCAACCCGGTGGAAGTTGTCACCAAGGGTCGCCACGATCCGTGCGTCGGCATCCGCGCCACACCGATCGCCGAAGCGATGATGGCCATCGTGCTGATGGATCACCTGTTGCGTCATCGCGGGCAGAACGCCGACGTGCGCGTGAGCACGCCGGTGCTGGGTCAGCTTTAA
- a CDS encoding alpha/beta hydrolase, with protein MGACESNRHLVHDGVMMLRVIALSLTLFTGFVQATVLQRPITLDTGTGELFGSLLLPKSDTPVPVVLIISGSGPTDRDGNNPDGGRNDSLKRLAWVLAKHNIASVRYDKRGVAASLAATPDERNLSVEAYVADAEAWGRKLKTDPRFGQLILLGHSEGALIASLAAPSLDAAAVISMSGSARPIDQVLRQQLSNRLPPPLMLRSNELLDSLKAGHTDDNVPPQLQVIFRPSVQPYLISLFRQDPAAAFAKLKMPALIIQGSNDIQVGVGDAKLLKAAKPDAEMALIEGMNHVMRIVPNDVKRQLASYKDPQLPLAAELGTRILGFIDGLRTS; from the coding sequence ATGGGTGCCTGCGAGTCCAACCGGCATCTTGTTCATGATGGCGTGATGATGCTGCGAGTTATAGCCTTGAGCCTTACCCTGTTTACCGGCTTTGTTCAGGCCACTGTCCTGCAACGCCCGATTACTTTGGACACCGGCACTGGTGAGCTTTTCGGCTCGTTATTGCTGCCCAAGTCCGACACGCCGGTACCGGTTGTCCTGATCATTTCCGGCTCCGGTCCTACAGATCGTGACGGAAACAACCCCGACGGCGGACGCAACGACAGCCTCAAGCGTCTCGCTTGGGTACTGGCCAAACACAACATCGCCAGCGTGCGTTATGACAAACGCGGCGTGGCGGCGAGTCTTGCGGCGACCCCGGATGAACGCAATCTTTCGGTTGAAGCCTACGTAGCGGACGCCGAGGCCTGGGGCCGCAAGCTCAAAACCGACCCGCGCTTTGGCCAACTGATCCTGCTGGGCCACAGCGAAGGCGCCTTGATCGCCAGCCTCGCGGCGCCAAGCCTGGATGCCGCCGCGGTCATCTCAATGTCCGGCAGCGCCCGGCCGATCGATCAGGTACTGCGCCAACAATTGAGCAATCGCCTGCCGCCGCCGCTGATGCTGCGCAGCAATGAACTGCTCGATAGCCTCAAGGCCGGCCACACCGACGACAACGTGCCGCCGCAGTTGCAGGTGATTTTCCGCCCGAGCGTGCAGCCGTATCTGATTTCATTGTTCCGCCAGGACCCGGCGGCGGCGTTCGCCAAATTGAAGATGCCGGCGCTGATCATCCAGGGCAGCAACGACATCCAGGTCGGTGTCGGTGACGCCAAGCTGTTGAAGGCCGCCAAACCGGACGCCGAGATGGCGCTGATCGAAGGCATGAACCACGTGATGCGCATCGTGCCCAACGATGTAAAACGGCAATTGGCCTCTTACAAAGATCCGCAATTGCCACTGGCGGCCGAACTCGGCACGCGAATCCTCGGGTTTATTGACGGACTTCGCACCAGCTAA
- the prmB gene encoding 50S ribosomal protein L3 N(5)-glutamine methyltransferase: MITSRLRTLRDHIRWAVSRFHGEDLFFGHGTDNAWDEARQLVLGALHLPWEIADSYLDCNLEEDELVKLQRMLKRRIEERIPTAYLLGEAWFCGMSFIVDERVLIPRSPIGELIEKRFEPWLGAEPARILDLCTGSGCIGIACAYEFQNAEVVLADLSFEALEVANQNIERHGVDERVYTVQGDGFDGLPGQRFDLIVSNPPYVDAEDFADMPDEYQHEPELGLACGDDGLNLVRRMLAEAADHLTEKGLLIVEVGNSQVHVDALYPEVDFAWLDFERGGHGVFMLTAEQCRDHQALFASRV; the protein is encoded by the coding sequence GTGATCACTTCCCGACTTCGTACCCTGCGTGACCATATCCGTTGGGCCGTCAGCCGCTTCCATGGGGAGGATCTGTTTTTCGGCCATGGGACCGACAACGCCTGGGACGAAGCGCGTCAGTTGGTGTTGGGTGCCTTGCACTTGCCGTGGGAAATCGCCGACAGCTATCTCGACTGCAATCTGGAAGAAGACGAGCTGGTCAAGCTGCAACGCATGCTCAAGCGCCGTATCGAAGAACGCATTCCTACCGCCTACCTGTTGGGTGAAGCGTGGTTTTGCGGCATGTCGTTCATTGTCGATGAGCGCGTATTGATCCCGCGTTCGCCGATTGGCGAGCTGATCGAAAAACGTTTCGAGCCGTGGCTGGGCGCCGAGCCTGCGCGAATTCTCGACCTGTGCACCGGTTCCGGCTGTATCGGTATCGCCTGTGCCTACGAGTTCCAGAACGCCGAAGTGGTACTGGCCGATCTGTCGTTCGAAGCGCTGGAAGTGGCCAACCAGAACATCGAGCGTCATGGCGTCGATGAGCGGGTATACACGGTTCAGGGCGACGGATTTGATGGTTTGCCGGGTCAGCGTTTCGACCTGATCGTGTCGAACCCGCCTTACGTCGATGCGGAAGATTTCGCCGACATGCCGGACGAATACCAGCACGAACCGGAGTTGGGCCTGGCCTGCGGTGATGATGGTTTGAACCTGGTGCGTCGAATGCTCGCCGAAGCGGCGGATCACCTGACCGAGAAGGGCTTGCTGATTGTCGAAGTGGGCAACAGCCAGGTTCACGTCGACGCGCTGTACCCGGAAGTCGACTTCGCCTGGCTTGATTTCGAGCGCGGTGGGCATGGCGTGTTCATGCTGACGGCGGAACAGTGCCGTGATCATCAGGCGCTGTTTGCTTCCCGCGTCTGA
- a CDS encoding cysteine hydrolase family protein, translated as MSVPKTMFQLSGRGYAAAVLSHATLVIIDAQKEYLSGPLALSGMDAAVANIKQLVAAARAAGRPIVHVRHLGTVGGLFDPQGERGEFIPGLEPQGDETIIGKLLPSAFHGTELLERLQNLGSLDLIVCGFMSHSSVSTTVRAAKNLGFRCTLVEDACATRDLPYKGGVLSADHVQQTEMAIMADNFATLALTQALI; from the coding sequence ATGTCCGTTCCAAAAACGATGTTTCAACTCAGCGGCCGCGGTTATGCAGCTGCCGTTCTGAGCCATGCGACCCTTGTCATCATCGATGCCCAGAAAGAATACCTCAGCGGCCCGTTGGCCTTGAGCGGCATGGATGCAGCCGTCGCGAACATCAAGCAACTGGTGGCCGCTGCCCGTGCAGCCGGCCGGCCGATCGTCCATGTCCGCCACCTCGGCACCGTCGGTGGGCTGTTCGATCCACAAGGTGAGCGCGGTGAGTTCATCCCGGGCCTGGAACCACAGGGCGACGAAACCATCATCGGTAAATTGCTGCCAAGTGCGTTCCACGGCACCGAACTGCTGGAACGCCTGCAGAATCTCGGGTCGCTGGACCTGATCGTGTGCGGTTTCATGAGCCACTCCAGCGTCAGCACCACGGTGCGTGCCGCGAAGAACCTGGGCTTTCGTTGCACGCTGGTGGAAGACGCCTGCGCGACTCGCGACCTGCCTTACAAGGGTGGCGTATTGAGCGCAGACCACGTACAGCAGACCGAAATGGCGATCATGGCGGACAACTTCGCCACCCTCGCCCTGACCCAGGCTCTGATTTGA
- a CDS encoding Smr/MutS family protein, with translation MQDDDFSLFKSAIQGVKPIKHDRAETGKPKADRAQIAKLRQAATVRTDATTVDGLSDQFVIDVGPEDELMWARDGVQESQMRKLKIGQIPFEGSLDLHGMNVEKARETLWAFLAEATKFEIRCVRVTHGKAVRLDGKRPMIKSHVNTWLRQQSQVLGFTSCQAKHGGAGAVYVMLKRTMMEGRDE, from the coding sequence ATGCAAGACGACGATTTTTCCCTGTTCAAAAGCGCGATCCAAGGCGTCAAGCCGATCAAACACGATCGCGCCGAAACCGGCAAACCCAAAGCTGACCGCGCACAAATCGCCAAGTTGCGACAAGCCGCCACCGTACGCACCGATGCCACCACCGTTGACGGGCTGTCCGATCAGTTCGTTATTGATGTTGGCCCGGAAGACGAGCTGATGTGGGCGCGTGACGGCGTTCAGGAAAGCCAGATGCGCAAGCTCAAGATCGGACAGATCCCGTTCGAAGGCAGCCTCGACCTTCATGGCATGAACGTGGAAAAGGCCCGGGAAACCCTCTGGGCGTTTCTGGCCGAAGCGACCAAATTCGAAATCCGCTGCGTGCGCGTCACCCACGGCAAGGCCGTGCGTCTGGACGGCAAGCGGCCGATGATCAAAAGCCACGTCAACACCTGGCTGCGCCAACAGTCACAAGTGCTCGGCTTCACTTCGTGCCAAGCGAAACACGGCGGCGCCGGAGCGGTTTATGTGATGCTCAAACGGACCATGATGGAAGGTCGCGACGAATAA
- a CDS encoding helix-turn-helix transcriptional regulator, protein MEFKERLKAARQHAKLNQTELAERAGLTQTSISDLERGKSKATAFAAQIASACGVSPMWLAEGAGDMLKGVSDAVPLNRIPPSVSMSDIQPWDDSTPLDDDEVYVPFLREVELAAGSGRFVISESDSARLRFFKKDLRHNNVQFSNARCVVVSGNSMLPVLRDGATVGMNVGKNSLGDIVDGDMYAINHNGQLRVKQVYRLPSGIRLRSFNRDEHPDEDYTFAEIQEQQLAILGHVFWWAMYSR, encoded by the coding sequence ATGGAATTTAAAGAACGACTCAAAGCAGCCCGCCAACACGCCAAGCTCAATCAGACCGAGCTTGCCGAGCGCGCAGGCCTGACGCAAACCTCTATCTCCGACCTTGAGCGCGGGAAATCGAAGGCAACAGCCTTTGCTGCCCAGATCGCTTCAGCGTGTGGCGTTTCACCGATGTGGCTGGCTGAAGGTGCCGGTGACATGCTTAAAGGGGTGTCCGATGCTGTTCCGTTGAATCGCATCCCTCCAAGCGTTTCAATGTCAGACATCCAGCCTTGGGACGACAGCACGCCCCTGGATGACGATGAGGTTTATGTCCCCTTCCTGCGTGAAGTTGAACTGGCAGCCGGCTCAGGCCGTTTCGTGATCTCAGAAAGCGACAGCGCCAGGCTGCGCTTCTTCAAGAAAGACCTGCGTCACAACAACGTGCAATTCAGCAACGCCAGGTGCGTGGTGGTGAGCGGAAACAGCATGCTCCCGGTACTGCGCGACGGCGCTACCGTTGGCATGAACGTCGGAAAGAACTCGTTGGGCGACATCGTCGACGGCGACATGTACGCGATCAACCACAACGGCCAGCTCCGCGTGAAACAGGTCTACCGACTGCCCAGTGGGATCCGCCTACGCAGTTTCAACCGTGACGAGCACCCGGACGAGGACTACACCTTCGCCGAGATCCAGGAGCAGCAGCTTGCGATCCTGGGTCATGTCTTTTGGTGGGCGATGTATTCGCGGTGA
- a CDS encoding polysaccharide lyase family 7 protein yields MTVDISNFTIATPLPISDTNPIALELIGWRALIECPDVISMLDDGSLQMTAPTLGASSKSTLRTRCEWKEPGYWLFSSAADHWSRQEMRLTKVNSLQKVVIGQIHVKDSERPPVKVFWNKGKITMGFRTSYLQDDPVNSTILENVPLGALFKINIHANSSGAVSVSASCNGVKSTSEIMRLDNTWDTKTLAFHGGVYNQIDYSDTTDPLDGSVCIISDLSITHA; encoded by the coding sequence ATGACTGTAGACATCAGCAACTTCACCATCGCTACCCCGCTTCCAATCTCCGACACCAACCCGATTGCGCTTGAGCTCATCGGCTGGCGTGCACTGATCGAATGCCCCGACGTCATCTCAATGCTTGACGATGGTTCGCTGCAGATGACGGCGCCGACACTTGGAGCCTCGAGCAAGAGCACGCTACGAACCCGCTGCGAGTGGAAGGAGCCAGGTTACTGGCTGTTCTCCAGCGCAGCGGACCACTGGAGCCGACAAGAAATGCGGCTGACGAAGGTCAATTCGCTACAGAAAGTCGTGATCGGCCAGATCCATGTGAAGGATTCAGAGCGACCTCCGGTAAAGGTGTTCTGGAACAAAGGAAAAATCACCATGGGGTTCCGAACCAGTTACCTACAGGACGATCCGGTCAACTCGACGATTTTGGAGAACGTGCCGCTCGGTGCACTTTTCAAAATCAACATTCACGCCAACTCGAGCGGCGCCGTCTCTGTATCGGCTAGTTGTAACGGCGTCAAATCCACTTCCGAGATCATGCGCCTCGACAACACGTGGGACACGAAAACTCTCGCCTTTCACGGCGGCGTGTACAACCAGATCGATTACTCCGACACCACCGACCCGCTAGACGGTTCTGTCTGCATCATCAGCGATCTGTCGATCACTCATGCCTGA
- the folE gene encoding GTP cyclohydrolase I FolE, producing the protein MTLEQNYTAILGQLGEDVSREGLLDTPKRAAKAMQYLCRGYEQTLEEVTNGALFSSDNSEMVLVKDIELYSLCEHHLLPFIGKAHVAYIPSGKVLGLSKVARIVDMYARRLQIQENLSRQIADAVQQVTGALGVAVVIEAKHMCMMMRGVEKQNSSMITSVMLGEFRENAATRSEFLSLIK; encoded by the coding sequence GTGACACTGGAACAGAACTACACCGCGATTCTCGGCCAATTGGGCGAGGACGTCTCCCGCGAGGGCCTGCTCGACACCCCAAAACGTGCCGCCAAAGCCATGCAGTACCTCTGCCGCGGTTATGAACAGACACTGGAAGAGGTCACCAACGGTGCCTTGTTCAGCTCTGACAACAGCGAAATGGTGCTGGTGAAGGACATCGAGCTCTACTCGTTGTGCGAACACCACCTGCTGCCGTTTATCGGCAAGGCTCACGTCGCCTACATCCCGAGCGGCAAGGTATTGGGCCTGTCGAAAGTCGCGCGGATCGTCGATATGTACGCCCGCCGCCTGCAGATCCAGGAAAATCTCAGCCGCCAGATCGCCGATGCGGTCCAGCAAGTCACTGGCGCCCTGGGCGTTGCAGTGGTGATCGAGGCCAAGCACATGTGCATGATGATGCGCGGTGTAGAGAAACAGAATTCGTCGATGATCACTTCGGTGATGCTGGGTGAGTTCCGCGAAAACGCGGCCACCCGCAGCGAGTTTCTCAGCCTGATCAAGTAA
- a CDS encoding glutathione S-transferase N-terminal domain-containing protein, with protein sequence MFVKALRVGLGQLIIFIDFITRPGKKQRPAAAQAQVETAAKDLTLYQFHACPFCVKTRRTLRRLNVPVALRDAKNNEQDRQALLEQGGKIKVPCLRIEENGQTTWMYESKVIIDYLDKRFAAA encoded by the coding sequence GTGTTCGTTAAAGCGCTTCGTGTCGGCCTTGGCCAACTGATCATCTTCATCGACTTCATTACCCGCCCAGGCAAAAAGCAGCGCCCTGCCGCCGCTCAGGCTCAGGTCGAGACGGCCGCCAAGGACCTGACCCTGTATCAGTTCCACGCCTGCCCGTTCTGCGTGAAAACCCGCCGCACCCTGCGCCGCCTGAACGTGCCGGTGGCCTTGCGCGACGCGAAGAACAACGAACAGGATCGCCAGGCCCTGCTGGAACAGGGCGGCAAGATCAAGGTTCCGTGCCTGCGCATCGAAGAGAATGGCCAGACGACCTGGATGTATGAGTCCAAGGTGATCATCGATTATCTGGACAAGCGTTTCGCTGCTGCCTGA
- a CDS encoding PLP-dependent aminotransferase family protein encodes MAFSERVSRLKSSLIREILASAQRPEVMSFAGGLPAEAMLPKVEWADMPLSMGQYGMSEGEPALREALAAEARALGVPCEASQVLVVSGSQQTLDLAAKLYIDKGTEILLEAPTYLAALQIFQLFGADCITVPLEADGPNLAQLRTRLEKHKPAFIYLIPTFQNPSAVRYSDAKRDAVAALLDEFGVTLIEDEPYRELTFDGGSATPIVSRLKKTSWIYTGTVSKTLLPGLRVGYLIASPDLFPHLLKLKQSADLHTNRVGQWQALQWIGTEKFQHHLSELRDFYRVRRDAFQSALETHFADLADWNVPQGGLFFWLTLKQPLDTRTLLKAALAADVAFMPGEPFFPEPDSNQGHLRLNFSHIDPARLDEGLKRLAAVVRQAQAAKAA; translated from the coding sequence ATGGCATTTTCCGAACGTGTCTCGCGCCTTAAAAGTTCTTTGATCCGTGAAATCCTCGCCTCCGCCCAGCGCCCGGAAGTGATGTCGTTCGCCGGTGGCTTGCCGGCCGAAGCCATGCTGCCGAAAGTCGAGTGGGCCGACATGCCGCTGTCCATGGGCCAGTACGGCATGAGCGAAGGTGAGCCGGCGCTGCGTGAAGCGCTGGCAGCAGAGGCGCGGGCGCTGGGCGTACCCTGCGAGGCGAGTCAGGTGTTGGTGGTCAGCGGCTCCCAGCAAACCCTCGATCTGGCGGCCAAGCTGTACATCGACAAAGGCACTGAGATTTTGCTCGAAGCGCCGACTTATCTGGCGGCGTTGCAGATTTTTCAGCTGTTCGGCGCCGACTGCATCACTGTCCCGCTGGAGGCTGATGGCCCGAACCTGGCGCAACTTCGAACTCGACTGGAGAAACACAAACCCGCCTTCATCTACCTGATCCCGACTTTTCAGAATCCTTCGGCCGTGCGCTACAGCGACGCCAAGCGTGATGCTGTGGCAGCCTTGCTGGATGAGTTCGGCGTGACCTTGATCGAAGACGAGCCTTACCGTGAGCTGACGTTTGATGGTGGCAGCGCCACACCGATTGTCAGCCGCTTGAAAAAGACCAGTTGGATCTACACCGGCACCGTATCGAAAACACTCTTGCCCGGATTGCGAGTCGGCTATCTGATCGCCAGCCCGGATCTCTTCCCGCACTTGCTGAAACTCAAGCAATCGGCCGATCTGCACACCAATCGCGTCGGCCAGTGGCAAGCGCTGCAGTGGATTGGCACAGAGAAATTTCAGCATCACTTGAGCGAGCTGCGGGATTTCTACCGGGTTCGTCGGGACGCGTTCCAGTCAGCCCTGGAAACGCATTTTGCTGATTTGGCGGACTGGAACGTGCCGCAGGGCGGGCTGTTTTTCTGGCTGACACTCAAGCAGCCGCTGGATACGCGTACGTTGCTCAAGGCTGCACTGGCAGCGGATGTGGCGTTCATGCCGGGCGAGCCGTTCTTCCCTGAACCGGACAGCAATCAGGGGCATTTGCGCCTGAACTTCAGCCACATCGACCCGGCACGGCTGGACGAAGGGCTCAAGCGGCTGGCAGCGGTGGTGCGTCAGGCCCAGGCAGCAAAAGCAGCCTGA
- a CDS encoding MarR family winged helix-turn-helix transcriptional regulator: MLDLKNPATQQQAMEAFFFGYQAFTAKADEMLERRGLSRVHQRIVFFIARYPNLSVKELLALLGVTKQALNIPLRQLVEMHLVNSVASETDKRKRLLELTDDGARFEQSLRREQVKLLERVFAEAGETAVNGWMAVNMALGQTQALAD; encoded by the coding sequence ATGCTTGACCTTAAAAATCCCGCTACTCAGCAACAGGCGATGGAAGCGTTTTTCTTCGGTTACCAGGCGTTCACCGCGAAAGCCGACGAAATGCTCGAGCGTCGTGGCTTGAGCCGGGTGCATCAACGCATTGTGTTTTTCATCGCCCGCTACCCGAACTTGAGCGTCAAGGAACTGCTGGCATTGCTCGGGGTGACGAAGCAGGCGCTGAACATTCCGCTACGTCAATTGGTGGAAATGCATCTAGTGAACAGTGTCGCGTCCGAGACCGATAAGCGTAAGCGGTTGCTGGAGCTGACCGACGATGGCGCGCGTTTCGAGCAGTCGTTGCGCCGTGAACAGGTGAAATTGCTGGAGCGGGTGTTTGCCGAGGCGGGAGAGACGGCGGTGAATGGGTGGATGGCGGTGAACATGGCGTTGGGGCAAACCCAAGCGCTCGCGGACTGA